A window of Desulforhopalus sp. contains these coding sequences:
- a CDS encoding methyl-accepting chemotaxis protein, which produces MAQPYKRRNFFIKKDFQGKLILGYFLFVTAGCLFFLFLLGLFSADSLTILYDNHDLQLGNTPIMLLKKTLAAHWVFIVVGSALLVVAAMFLTHRIAGPLFRLEKTLDSMLKGKLDDTIFLRTNDEGKDLAKKINEFNANLSLSVKNLQTNSDAIVELLEQARLKAQSLTQEQQEELQIIFWNIEEKNKRIKAVCSSYTLKDV; this is translated from the coding sequence ATGGCGCAACCATATAAAAGAAGAAATTTTTTTATTAAGAAGGACTTTCAGGGCAAGCTTATCCTTGGCTACTTTCTTTTCGTCACCGCCGGCTGCCTCTTTTTCCTCTTCCTCCTTGGCCTCTTTTCAGCTGACAGCCTGACAATTCTCTACGACAATCACGACCTGCAGTTGGGTAACACACCGATCATGCTGCTAAAGAAGACCCTTGCCGCCCACTGGGTTTTTATTGTCGTAGGCAGCGCCCTGCTAGTGGTTGCCGCCATGTTTCTTACCCACCGGATTGCCGGCCCGCTTTTTCGGTTGGAGAAGACCTTGGATAGCATGCTCAAGGGGAAATTGGATGACACCATCTTTCTTCGCACCAACGACGAAGGCAAGGATCTTGCGAAGAAGATAAATGAGTTCAATGCCAATCTTTCACTTTCGGTAAAAAATCTCCAGACGAATTCCGATGCGATTGTTGAGCTGCTCGAACAGGCCCGATTAAAGGCCCAGAGCCTCACCCAGGAACAGCAAGAAGAACTGCAGATTATTTTTTGGAATATCGAGGAAAAGAATAAGAGAATAAAGGCAGTTTGCTCATCGTACACCCTGAAGGATGTCTAA
- a CDS encoding peptidylprolyl isomerase, whose translation MKYLYIILAIIGLATIPMAISLFPEKKLPRDEIALSINGRDITKAVASSEGRKHGYHADQKTELFDTLITRELLIQEAERQAIHKEESFRSSLKNYYENSLVKILLDRQNSKLQVSVSDADIDNYAAFLGKIITFTRLDKIPDTASEAQSAKGITNTALFTDLATPVRLLLSSLQPGQYTTRFDTGTEKYALRLDNVQPAPASPDASANTVDRQRIREMLEEYQKEQQMNRWLLELKQKATITIHNGQE comes from the coding sequence ATGAAGTACCTGTATATCATCCTGGCAATCATCGGATTGGCTACCATCCCCATGGCCATTTCTCTGTTTCCCGAGAAGAAACTCCCCCGGGACGAGATAGCCCTGTCCATCAATGGCCGGGACATCACCAAGGCGGTTGCAAGCTCGGAGGGAAGAAAACACGGATATCACGCCGATCAAAAGACTGAGCTCTTCGACACCTTGATCACCCGGGAGCTGCTCATTCAAGAAGCTGAAAGGCAAGCCATACATAAAGAAGAGTCTTTCCGCAGTTCCCTGAAAAATTATTATGAAAACTCTCTCGTGAAGATCCTTCTCGATCGCCAGAACAGCAAGCTGCAGGTGAGCGTCAGCGACGCGGATATCGATAATTATGCCGCCTTTCTTGGGAAAATTATTACCTTTACCCGGCTGGATAAAATCCCCGACACGGCATCAGAGGCACAGTCGGCAAAAGGTATCACCAACACCGCCCTCTTCACCGATCTGGCGACACCGGTACGGCTTCTGCTTTCATCCCTGCAACCCGGACAATATACAACCAGGTTTGACACGGGAACGGAAAAATACGCCTTGAGGTTGGACAATGTACAGCCCGCCCCGGCTTCTCCTGATGCTTCCGCCAACACGGTAGATAGACAGCGGATTCGAGAGATGCTTGAGGAGTATCAAAAAGAGCAGCAGATGAACCGTTGGCTCCTAGAATTGAAACAAAAGGCAACAATCACCATCCACAATGGGCAAGAATAA
- a CDS encoding CBS domain-containing protein — MYISEYMTPDPITVSPDMLLPAARQLLKTYQIRHLPVVDRKKKLIGIVTDRDLRSAYPSSVSSNQDKILAFEQVGKTTVADIMTTSCAALSPEASLDDALLLFDQEKIGGIPILGEEGVVLGFFSILDLAAAYRKLFGMDEKGSVLIGVEDDGRETILSDIVILLEKNGIVLTRLIRLMESEDTGKIYMRINSQRPAEVYKLLKTQGFSLLE; from the coding sequence ATGTATATTTCCGAATACATGACTCCCGACCCAATTACTGTGTCTCCCGACATGTTGCTCCCGGCGGCAAGGCAGCTCCTGAAAACCTATCAAATTCGCCATTTGCCGGTGGTAGACCGTAAGAAAAAGTTGATTGGCATAGTCACTGACCGGGATCTGCGGTCGGCCTACCCCTCCTCAGTCAGTTCAAATCAAGACAAGATCCTGGCTTTCGAACAGGTTGGCAAGACTACGGTAGCCGACATCATGACGACAAGCTGTGCTGCCCTCAGTCCGGAGGCATCCCTCGACGATGCCCTTCTTCTTTTTGACCAGGAGAAAATCGGCGGGATTCCTATCCTTGGAGAAGAAGGTGTGGTCTTGGGTTTCTTTTCGATCCTTGATCTGGCCGCTGCCTATCGGAAACTCTTCGGTATGGATGAAAAGGGATCGGTACTGATCGGTGTGGAAGATGATGGTCGAGAGACTATCTTGAGTGATATCGTTATCTTGCTAGAGAAGAATGGCATTGTACTTACCCGCCTAATCCGGCTCATGGAGAGTGAAGATACTGGAAAGATCTATATGCGGATAAATAGTCAGAGACCGGCGGAGGTTTATAAGCTATTAAAGACCCAAGGTTTCTCTTTGCTGGAATAA
- a CDS encoding nucleotidyltransferase family protein, whose protein sequence is MITHDCYKLQRLALLPTADSPPIEELHSALQKLSEDGQQQLLSLIQHQGLQFFWLEALRSLPGLPFTSAWRERLKEQCFSTTARYLAQKKSLIELDDLFFQAGIPYATFKGAHTREILYGNPVFRPSADIDILVAPGERFKAIQNLCAIGYTLQANIANVSNEVTLVKGNVHLDLHWHIMRPGRPRIDMTNLFLQSRKRCDFFWALDNDTTLLVLLTHPVFTEYSMGPGSSLVKLADLGRWIAKEEIDWYRLQHLLEKSGMKTASWITATLLANLSPWCLPSSVYKAITPQQPKKSILEAWVKLNLSAKLIHYPGISKYVFTLLAHDRLQDIMRFIRIYLADRRNSKSQMEQLIRASSCQ, encoded by the coding sequence ATGATCACCCATGACTGTTACAAGCTTCAACGCCTTGCCCTGCTGCCGACCGCCGACTCGCCGCCGATTGAAGAGCTTCACTCTGCTCTGCAAAAATTATCGGAAGATGGACAACAACAACTCCTGTCACTGATACAGCACCAGGGACTGCAGTTCTTCTGGCTGGAAGCCTTGCGATCCCTGCCCGGCCTGCCATTTACCTCGGCCTGGCGAGAACGACTGAAAGAGCAGTGCTTCAGCACCACTGCCAGGTACCTGGCACAAAAAAAATCTCTCATCGAGTTAGACGATCTTTTCTTCCAAGCGGGGATCCCCTATGCAACGTTTAAAGGGGCACATACCAGAGAAATACTATACGGAAATCCAGTATTCCGGCCATCGGCAGATATCGATATCCTTGTAGCACCCGGTGAAAGATTTAAAGCAATCCAAAATCTTTGTGCCATTGGTTATACCTTGCAAGCCAATATAGCGAATGTCAGCAATGAAGTCACCCTGGTGAAAGGCAACGTCCATCTTGATCTGCATTGGCATATCATGCGTCCCGGCAGACCACGGATAGACATGACAAATCTTTTTTTGCAATCGCGAAAGAGATGTGACTTTTTCTGGGCTCTCGACAACGATACGACCCTCCTCGTTCTTCTTACCCACCCAGTGTTCACAGAATATTCGATGGGGCCAGGGTCGTCTCTTGTGAAACTTGCCGACCTCGGAAGATGGATCGCCAAGGAGGAAATCGATTGGTATCGTCTCCAGCATCTTTTGGAAAAATCAGGAATGAAGACAGCATCCTGGATTACGGCAACCTTACTGGCCAATCTCAGTCCATGGTGTTTACCGTCTTCAGTTTACAAGGCAATCACACCTCAACAGCCGAAAAAGTCTATCCTGGAAGCATGGGTAAAACTCAACCTCTCGGCAAAGCTCATTCATTACCCCGGCATCTCGAAGTATGTATTCACACTTCTTGCCCATGATCGCTTGCAAGATATTATGAGGTTTATTCGCATTTATTTGGCAGATAGACGAAACAGCAAATCTCAAATGGAACAACTTATACGCGCATCCTCTTGCCAATAG
- a CDS encoding O-antigen ligase family protein — protein sequence MKNISYALFVVPLLFAPLAFGTVEHWSLLTLQLLIAAAVLAFCLKRAHTPERLLFVPGLLPLVLLVGWMVLQVVPLPVAVVKVLSPGTYQVYKPVYDMLAGDSWMSLSVYPKGTVLEAIRIATYILFYILTVQILSGGDRLKRTIMICVWLAIGIGVLAILQKFSSPGKIFWLRTIPVNTQPVGPWINRSQYCGYVELVSPLILALALYYRPLVASGESLRRRIVAFFSKDEGVNLYILLGFGFLILVSSAFISLCRGGIISLSLSFLVFFLLLAWKEARYSSLFYVCLFSLLILSVSWFGWDPIVERFNSVVTSSGQFDINRLPIWIDAWPLFKDFWLTGSGFGTFIAIFPRYRTIPGDDIFDHAHNDYLELLTDGGIIGFVLAAWFVLTVLQQGWKMLRRRRDRYSILLSIGAFTGIGSMLIHSISDFNMHNGAVGLYFFFLCGVLVSAGNTRFHYQIHSTLLPRSTWLSHNILLFFGGIFFCVVVFGQGGVTLARYQYNSIKSIYLSRQLSEQRLHQVSSVLRSAARLDPFEGIYAFLQGDVQRYLNNPEKALDSYILASLHDPMDGAFLQRIGLMLPQDRQKDAEYLLEEGAKRTVKRDQLMLTRVEWLLTTKQRAKAIEVLRQAIAAKPGLVTVAIPLLQSFSFTREELAAVLPKNTESWIRCGTFLEKTGNLEEAVYFWQTALEFIDSEKKIQPHWFIPLYNYYRKQKDNEKSVEILRLGIEKIPGYPRFHEWLGDYYAAEGITYRAQEEYQQTLLLEPLNESIRLKIDRLSKPQQK from the coding sequence GTGAAAAATATTTCCTATGCCCTCTTTGTTGTTCCTTTGCTATTCGCCCCTTTGGCCTTTGGGACGGTTGAACACTGGTCTCTGCTGACATTACAGCTCTTAATCGCCGCTGCGGTCCTCGCCTTTTGTCTCAAGCGGGCGCATACTCCTGAAAGACTCCTATTCGTTCCCGGGTTGCTTCCTCTGGTTCTCCTGGTCGGCTGGATGGTTCTTCAGGTTGTGCCCTTACCTGTCGCTGTTGTTAAAGTCTTGTCCCCGGGGACCTATCAAGTCTATAAACCCGTTTACGATATGCTGGCGGGAGACAGCTGGATGTCTCTGTCCGTTTATCCGAAAGGTACGGTGCTTGAGGCCATCCGCATTGCCACCTATATTCTTTTCTATATCCTGACTGTGCAGATTCTCAGCGGCGGTGATCGGCTGAAGCGAACAATAATGATTTGCGTCTGGCTGGCTATTGGTATCGGGGTTCTCGCAATCTTGCAGAAGTTCTCCTCTCCTGGAAAGATTTTCTGGCTGCGTACTATACCGGTAAATACCCAACCGGTTGGACCGTGGATAAATCGTTCCCAATATTGCGGCTATGTTGAGTTGGTGTCACCCCTCATTCTTGCTCTCGCCCTGTACTACCGGCCACTTGTTGCCTCGGGCGAATCGTTGCGCAGGCGGATTGTCGCCTTTTTTTCCAAGGATGAAGGCGTTAATCTGTACATCCTTCTTGGGTTTGGCTTTCTGATCCTGGTGTCTTCTGCCTTTATCAGCCTTTGCCGGGGAGGGATTATCTCGTTGTCTCTGTCGTTTCTAGTCTTTTTTCTTTTACTGGCCTGGAAAGAGGCGAGATACTCCAGCCTGTTTTATGTTTGCCTTTTCTCATTGTTGATTCTCTCCGTTTCCTGGTTTGGCTGGGACCCGATAGTCGAACGGTTTAATAGTGTAGTGACTAGTTCCGGTCAGTTTGATATCAACCGTTTACCTATTTGGATTGACGCTTGGCCACTTTTTAAGGATTTTTGGCTGACGGGGAGTGGCTTTGGTACCTTTATCGCTATCTTTCCCCGGTACAGAACCATTCCCGGAGACGATATTTTCGACCACGCTCATAATGATTATCTTGAGCTATTGACCGATGGCGGGATCATCGGCTTTGTCCTTGCCGCCTGGTTTGTTCTGACGGTTCTCCAGCAAGGCTGGAAGATGCTGCGCCGCCGCCGCGACCGGTATTCGATCCTTCTCAGCATCGGGGCATTCACCGGTATTGGCTCCATGCTCATCCACAGCATCAGCGATTTCAATATGCATAATGGTGCGGTGGGCTTGTATTTTTTCTTTTTATGCGGTGTCCTCGTTTCCGCCGGAAATACCCGGTTCCATTATCAGATACATTCGACCCTCCTTCCCAGAAGCACCTGGCTATCACATAACATCCTGCTGTTTTTCGGGGGCATCTTTTTCTGTGTTGTCGTTTTCGGTCAAGGTGGGGTGACGCTTGCGAGATACCAATACAATAGCATTAAGAGCATCTACCTGAGCAGACAGCTGTCCGAACAACGTCTGCACCAGGTTTCATCTGTCCTGCGAAGTGCGGCCCGCCTTGATCCGTTTGAGGGGATTTATGCGTTTTTACAGGGAGATGTGCAGAGATATCTCAATAATCCGGAAAAGGCTCTAGACTCGTATATCCTGGCGAGTTTGCATGATCCGATGGATGGGGCCTTTCTGCAGCGGATTGGCTTAATGCTGCCGCAGGACCGCCAGAAAGATGCCGAATATTTGCTGGAAGAGGGGGCGAAGCGGACGGTGAAAAGAGACCAGCTCATGCTCACCCGCGTCGAATGGTTGTTGACCACCAAGCAAAGGGCCAAAGCCATAGAGGTGCTCCGCCAGGCAATTGCCGCAAAGCCTGGGCTCGTGACGGTGGCTATTCCCTTATTACAGTCTTTTTCCTTTACCAGGGAGGAGTTGGCCGCTGTTCTGCCGAAAAATACCGAGAGTTGGATTCGATGCGGCACATTCTTGGAAAAGACAGGCAATCTTGAGGAGGCCGTCTATTTTTGGCAAACCGCCCTCGAGTTTATAGACAGCGAGAAAAAGATTCAGCCTCACTGGTTTATACCACTCTATAATTATTATAGAAAACAAAAGGACAACGAAAAATCAGTGGAGATTCTTCGTCTTGGGATCGAAAAGATTCCCGGTTATCCCAGGTTTCATGAATGGCTGGGGGATTATTACGCGGCTGAGGGAATTACCTACAGAGCACAAGAGGAATATCAACAGACCTTGTTGCTAGAGCCATTAAACGAGTCAATTCGTTTAAAGATCGACAGACTCAGCAAACCACAGCAGAAATAA
- a CDS encoding outer membrane beta-barrel protein, with amino-acid sequence MKKGVSLFAGVAACSGLVFAGSVQAIQIDKLVVIGASNTQPPAAAAQEMPLGQSSGDKTSLLPEDAKMSDEGDLLGGKGGYFHLNATVQGEYTDNLYNLDTDKTTNFLTTISPAIWFTLPRKKDIPVTLAPNNTSPGGLALQSKEYEGTDRFQTYALGGLDFEFYSADSDLNTVNGIGEGMFRYNMPVGLSLMVVDRYTRDADRFDVGSDIGVSENKFGSNILLATADWNITEKLRAKFDYSNFFLAYDEDIDAFKDRSDNAFDFYGYFNFSVKTALFLEGKFVDVQYDTATINDNQQTFFFGGVKWDTTEKVSLMAKAGVQNKEFDNSEDTATNRGDYNGFAMDVQAVYKVTEKTKVSLDMYRTNEETDSTLASDKTVLGASLGYNQKFTEKISGSFLAKFEDAEYSQLVAQDRDDTNFSLKPAAQYLFREWLMGEISYQFEQRDSTDDLFDFQTNTFFANIKFAL; translated from the coding sequence TTGAAAAAAGGTGTTTCTTTGTTTGCGGGGGTGGCAGCATGCTCGGGCTTGGTTTTTGCCGGGAGTGTGCAGGCGATTCAAATCGACAAGTTGGTCGTGATCGGTGCAAGCAATACCCAGCCACCAGCTGCAGCGGCGCAAGAGATGCCGTTGGGGCAAAGTTCCGGTGACAAGACTTCACTCCTGCCGGAAGATGCCAAGATGTCCGACGAGGGTGATTTGCTTGGCGGAAAGGGTGGGTACTTTCACCTCAACGCCACGGTACAGGGTGAGTATACGGATAACCTCTATAATCTCGACACTGATAAAACCACCAATTTCCTGACGACGATTTCTCCGGCAATATGGTTTACTTTGCCACGGAAGAAAGACATCCCGGTGACCTTGGCACCAAACAACACCTCTCCGGGAGGTTTGGCTCTTCAGTCAAAGGAATATGAGGGAACCGACCGGTTTCAAACCTATGCTCTTGGCGGCCTGGATTTTGAATTTTATTCCGCCGACTCCGATTTGAACACTGTTAATGGTATTGGCGAAGGGATGTTCCGCTATAACATGCCGGTTGGTTTATCATTAATGGTGGTAGACCGATATACGCGCGATGCTGATCGCTTTGATGTCGGTTCGGATATTGGTGTTTCCGAGAACAAGTTTGGCTCAAATATCCTTCTGGCGACCGCCGATTGGAATATCACCGAAAAGTTGCGGGCCAAGTTTGATTATTCGAATTTTTTCCTGGCCTATGACGAAGATATCGATGCCTTTAAGGATCGGTCCGACAATGCCTTCGATTTTTATGGGTATTTCAACTTCAGCGTGAAGACCGCCCTCTTCCTGGAAGGGAAGTTCGTCGATGTGCAGTACGATACCGCCACTATAAACGACAACCAGCAGACCTTCTTTTTCGGGGGTGTAAAGTGGGATACCACTGAAAAGGTTTCTCTGATGGCCAAGGCCGGTGTTCAGAACAAGGAATTTGATAATAGCGAGGATACCGCAACAAACAGGGGCGACTACAACGGCTTTGCCATGGATGTTCAAGCCGTCTACAAGGTGACCGAAAAGACCAAGGTCTCCCTCGATATGTATAGAACTAACGAGGAGACCGATAGCACCTTGGCCTCCGATAAGACGGTTCTTGGGGCCAGCCTTGGCTATAATCAGAAATTCACCGAAAAAATCAGTGGAAGTTTTCTGGCCAAGTTTGAAGATGCTGAATATTCACAGCTTGTTGCCCAAGACAGGGACGACACCAATTTCTCCCTGAAACCGGCTGCACAATACCTTTTCCGGGAGTGGTTGATGGGTGAGATCTCCTATCAGTTCGAACAGCGCGACTCGACCGACGATCTTTTCGATTTCCAAACCAACACGTTTTTTGCTAATATAAAATTTGCATTATAA
- a CDS encoding YkgJ family cysteine cluster protein, producing the protein MTTKDRGCERCGKCCEQGGPALHKEDLPLIRSGKLPISALITIRKGELAHNPVTGAVQPVSVELVKITGSGRQWDCCYYDTDKGCTIYEHRPQACRTLKCWDTEEILALVEKDTLSRFDILEEDHFLLPALREHERICPCDDLELLYRDGGNVSGMVKTALEKKAREEMRFRMRLVNDYQLKVADELFYFGRPFFQLLQALGVRVSESPQGIRLHWDA; encoded by the coding sequence ATGACAACAAAGGACAGAGGTTGTGAAAGGTGCGGAAAATGCTGTGAGCAGGGGGGGCCGGCCCTGCATAAAGAAGATCTCCCTTTAATCAGGAGTGGCAAACTCCCCATCAGCGCCCTGATAACTATCCGCAAGGGGGAGTTGGCCCATAATCCGGTAACCGGAGCTGTTCAGCCGGTGTCCGTCGAGTTGGTGAAAATAACCGGCTCAGGCAGGCAATGGGATTGTTGTTATTATGACACGGACAAGGGCTGTACTATCTACGAGCACCGGCCTCAGGCCTGTCGGACTTTGAAATGCTGGGACACCGAAGAAATACTTGCCCTGGTTGAAAAGGACACCTTGAGCCGTTTCGACATCCTGGAGGAGGATCATTTCCTCTTGCCGGCCCTGCGGGAGCATGAGCGGATTTGTCCCTGCGATGATCTTGAGCTGCTGTACCGCGACGGCGGTAATGTATCCGGCATGGTAAAAACAGCCTTGGAGAAAAAAGCGCGGGAAGAGATGCGTTTTCGAATGCGACTTGTCAACGATTACCAGCTGAAGGTCGCGGACGAACTTTTCTATTTTGGCAGACCTTTCTTTCAATTATTGCAGGCCCTTGGCGTGAGAGTTTCGGAGTCTCCGCAGGGGATTCGTTTGCACTGGGATGCATAG
- a CDS encoding polysaccharide biosynthesis tyrosine autokinase, whose amino-acid sequence MQNYHAQERYYEEDVEQEVNIREYLLILRKRKFIVLTLLVIVFLITVITTFSTVPVYTSGTEVLIERNRATSGLENQYFIYDPDFLETQSAIIKGAKVSRRVVDTLKLTSTYRSFFFEEKKETSSFFSDIKAGLIEFADKIIDPIKVGENDSKKQNEGGSDHLTTPLSDEDIVASLVQKRLTVEPVKNTKIVRISYSDKSPAIAKIIADAVAKAYMDEILDMKLTTSRYALQWMTAKAQDERKKLEASEMAMQTYMRANDLVTVENKLTIIPQRLSEFSSQLSKAQTDRKVLEDVMRQISAAGKDVFQLENIPIFAGNEVLKRLRETIFKARQNINELSKKFGEKHPSMIKANDEISELISQQHAEINRVIASTRNSYELAKSQEKNLEELLTTTKSELLNLNEKFIQYSIMKRDVDANRLVYESLTSSIKKEGVTEQSSSVNVWVIKNAALPVAPSKPNIKRNLMIGLLLGLMAGIGCAFLIEYLDNTVKSEKDLENRYGLTVLGSVEKLKEKGKNIESYVVQKPLSPLAESYRLIRSGLLLSSAERPPQTILVTSMGPGEGKTSTTINIARVFSQGGKKVLIIDCDMRRPRVHTVFSMQNDKGLSNYLTGNLSENIIHKVAGEEIFVITSGSIPPNPSDLVGSKKLKVLIEKMAENFDFVLIDSPPVQSVTDSLALTQLVDGTVVVVKAGGTTYEMVESGLKKLKDVQCHFLGFVLNGLSKSHAPGAYYSGYTAYYAKDNVG is encoded by the coding sequence ATGCAGAATTATCACGCACAGGAACGGTATTACGAGGAAGATGTCGAGCAAGAAGTGAACATCCGGGAGTATCTGCTCATTCTCAGGAAAAGAAAGTTTATCGTTCTTACTCTTCTGGTGATTGTTTTTCTTATCACGGTAATCACAACCTTCTCGACAGTTCCTGTCTACACCTCGGGAACCGAGGTCTTAATCGAAAGGAACCGTGCCACCTCCGGCCTGGAGAACCAGTATTTTATATATGATCCGGATTTTCTTGAAACCCAGTCTGCAATCATCAAGGGGGCCAAGGTTTCAAGAAGGGTGGTCGATACCCTGAAATTGACAAGCACCTACCGGAGCTTTTTCTTTGAGGAAAAGAAGGAAACCTCATCATTTTTCAGCGATATCAAAGCCGGTCTGATAGAGTTTGCCGATAAAATTATCGATCCGATAAAAGTAGGAGAAAATGATTCAAAAAAGCAAAATGAAGGTGGATCAGACCACTTAACTACACCCCTGTCCGATGAAGATATTGTTGCTTCACTAGTCCAGAAACGGTTGACCGTTGAACCTGTTAAAAACACCAAGATTGTCAGGATTTCTTATAGCGATAAGTCTCCGGCTATTGCAAAAATCATCGCCGATGCAGTGGCCAAGGCCTATATGGATGAGATTCTTGATATGAAACTCACCACCAGCCGCTATGCCCTGCAATGGATGACCGCCAAGGCCCAGGACGAGCGGAAAAAACTCGAGGCCTCGGAAATGGCCATGCAAACCTATATGCGGGCCAATGATTTGGTGACGGTTGAGAATAAGTTGACGATTATTCCCCAGCGTTTGTCGGAATTCAGTTCGCAACTATCCAAGGCACAGACGGACCGGAAGGTGTTGGAAGATGTCATGCGACAGATCAGCGCCGCCGGCAAAGATGTATTTCAGTTGGAAAACATACCGATTTTCGCCGGCAATGAGGTGTTGAAGAGGCTTCGTGAGACCATCTTCAAGGCCCGGCAAAACATCAACGAACTCTCGAAGAAATTCGGGGAAAAGCACCCGTCGATGATCAAGGCCAACGACGAAATCAGTGAATTGATAAGCCAACAGCACGCTGAGATTAATCGGGTCATCGCCAGTACCAGAAATTCCTACGAGCTTGCAAAGTCACAGGAAAAAAATCTGGAAGAACTGCTGACTACGACAAAAAGTGAGTTGCTGAATCTGAATGAGAAATTCATTCAATACTCGATAATGAAAAGGGATGTAGATGCCAACAGGCTCGTTTACGAATCCCTGACCTCCAGTATCAAAAAGGAGGGGGTGACCGAACAATCATCGAGCGTTAATGTCTGGGTGATTAAAAACGCCGCCTTACCTGTCGCACCCTCAAAACCGAATATAAAACGCAACTTGATGATAGGCCTTCTGCTGGGTTTGATGGCTGGGATTGGTTGCGCATTTTTGATTGAATACCTTGATAATACAGTGAAATCAGAGAAAGATCTGGAAAACCGTTATGGGTTGACGGTTCTCGGCTCGGTTGAAAAACTCAAGGAGAAAGGCAAGAATATTGAATCCTACGTCGTCCAGAAACCGCTGTCGCCGCTTGCTGAGAGTTACCGGCTGATCCGCTCGGGGCTGTTGCTTTCCTCAGCGGAGCGCCCACCGCAAACTATTCTTGTCACAAGCATGGGTCCCGGAGAAGGAAAAACTTCAACGACCATCAATATTGCCCGGGTTTTCAGCCAAGGTGGCAAAAAGGTCCTGATAATTGATTGCGATATGCGGAGACCGCGTGTTCATACCGTTTTCTCTATGCAAAACGACAAGGGACTGAGCAACTATCTTACCGGCAATTTAAGCGAGAATATTATTCATAAGGTTGCCGGGGAAGAGATCTTTGTTATTACTTCCGGATCCATTCCTCCCAACCCCTCCGATCTGGTGGGTTCGAAGAAATTGAAGGTTTTGATTGAGAAGATGGCCGAGAACTTTGATTTTGTCCTGATCGATTCACCTCCTGTGCAGAGCGTTACCGACAGCCTTGCTCTGACCCAGCTCGTTGATGGCACGGTGGTGGTGGTAAAGGCGGGAGGCACGACCTATGAGATGGTGGAGAGTGGGTTAAAAAAATTAAAAGACGTCCAATGCCACTTTCTTGGCTTTGTACTAAACGGACTGAGCAAAAGCCATGCTCCCGGCGCCTATTACTCGGGATATACAGCGTATTATGCCAAGGACAATGTTGGCTAA
- a CDS encoding SLBB domain-containing protein produces the protein MNKIFPSIFLILFLLAVGVRGSASEYLVGPGDVISIIVYDNDDLKTKVRVASNGTIVVPLLGAVNVNKLSISAITEKLTKLFANGYIVNPQINVFVDEFRSRKVVILGNVRNPGIIELSGPTTFLELVSKAGGFDKDAGDTATIKRKIGDKDTVIPINLTSLVKGGDLAQNIQINDEDTVYISGAGMCYVTGEVGTPGTYPCGEGTTVLKLVALAKGFTGKASKSSVSIIRMDGDQKNVLKDVSLDTPVTENDVIVVPESFF, from the coding sequence GTGAACAAGATATTCCCAAGCATATTTCTAATTCTTTTCCTTTTGGCTGTTGGTGTTCGGGGCTCCGCTAGCGAGTACCTGGTTGGTCCTGGGGATGTCATCAGTATTATCGTCTATGACAATGACGACCTGAAGACCAAGGTTCGTGTTGCCAGCAACGGCACCATTGTTGTGCCCCTATTGGGAGCGGTGAACGTTAATAAGCTCTCCATTTCCGCCATCACCGAAAAACTCACCAAGCTTTTTGCCAACGGCTATATCGTTAACCCCCAAATCAATGTCTTTGTAGATGAATTTCGTAGCCGGAAGGTCGTCATTCTAGGTAACGTGCGAAACCCTGGGATCATCGAATTGAGTGGACCGACTACTTTTCTTGAGCTGGTCTCAAAGGCCGGCGGCTTTGACAAAGATGCCGGAGATACCGCCACTATAAAGAGAAAAATTGGCGACAAGGATACAGTGATTCCCATCAACCTCACCTCTCTGGTCAAAGGTGGCGATTTAGCACAAAATATCCAGATCAACGATGAGGATACCGTCTATATCTCAGGTGCCGGGATGTGCTACGTCACCGGCGAAGTTGGAACCCCTGGCACCTATCCCTGTGGTGAAGGTACCACGGTTCTCAAGCTGGTTGCCCTGGCCAAAGGTTTTACCGGCAAGGCATCGAAATCCAGCGTTTCCATTATCCGGATGGATGGCGACCAGAAGAACGTTCTGAAAGATGTCAGTCTTGATACCCCAGTAACTGAAAACGATGTTATTGTCGTTCCGGAAAGTTTCTTTTAA